A region of the Mycobacterium sp. NBC_00419 genome:
CGCGGGCGGCACGCTCAACGTGCTCGGCGAGCCCTACTACAAGGCGGTCGCCATCCTGCACGCCCAGGGTGTCTCGACGGTGTTCGGCGGTTCGGTCGGCAGTGACGTCCAGCAGGCCAAGTGCGTCGTGCAGACTCAGAAGTATCTGGCCAGCGGCAAGATGCAGCTGATGCTCAATTGCACCAAGGCCGCGCAGCCGGAACAACCGGCCGCGACGTCGGTAGCCACTGCGCCCACCGAGGGCACTCAGGACGGTGGCGGAGCCCGCCCGACACCCGGTGCGCCCGGTGTCGTCACGGTCACGCCTACCCAGGTCGGCTAGCCCGGGCGGGTCAGTCGCCCTTGGGCTTCGTGATGCCCTCACTGGCGTAGAACTGCGCGTCCTCCTGCGTCGACAGCCCCATCGACACCACCGTGCGCGGGAACAGTACGTCGGTCAGATACGCCAGTCCGACCGCCCACCGGTTCACCAGCCGCGGCATGGCGTAGAGGTGATAGGAACGGGTGACGAACTTGGCCGGATATCCCGACAGTTGGATGTTCAGCGGGTTGGCCACCGCGTAGTGCGGCCCCAGGTCCACGACCAGACCCATGTTCCGGTGCCGGTAGTCCTTCGCCGTGCCGTAGCCGAGGCTGGCTGCGACGTTGCGCGCCAGCATCTTTCCCTGCCGGCCGGCATGCTGGGCGGTCGGCGGAGTGATCTCACCCGGGCGGGTCAGGTCGGGCACCGCGGCGGCGTCGCCGGCCGCGAAGACATCGGGGTGGCCGGGAACCTGTAGGCGGGCATCCACTTTCAGCCGGCCTTTCTCGGTGGCCAGGCCCAGGGTCTCGATCAGCGGCGCGGCGGTCACCCCGGTCACCCAGGCGACGGTCCGGGTGTTGACGCGCGAATCATCGCTGAGCACAACGCGATCGGCATGCACTTCCTTCAACGTCGTACCGAGGCGGACCTCGATCCCCCGTGCCCGTAACACCTCCATGGCAGCGTTGCCGAGCTTCTCGCCGACTTCGGGCATGACCTGCTCGGCGAGGTCGAGCAGCAGGAAACGCACCGAGTCGGGGTCGAAGCCGCTCTGTTGGGCGGCGGCGTCGGCCAGGGCGCGCAACTGGGCGATCAGCTCGGTGCCCGAGTAGGACGCGCCCACCACCACGACGGTGCGCCTGCCGGCCGCCGTGGCGGGGTCGTCGTCGATGGTGGCCAGTTCGAGCTGCTTGAGCACGTGGTCGCGCAGGTAGAGCGCCTCAGCGGTCGACTTCAGCCCGCGGGCGTGGGCGGCCAGTCCCGGGATGTCGAAGAGCCTCGTCACCGAACCGGGAGTCAGCACCAGCCGGTCCCAGCTCAGTTCGTGGCTGCGCTCCTCGGGATCGGTGTAGACCAGCGTGCGGGCGGCCAGATCGGCCTTCTCGACGCGGCCCCGAATGGCCCGAACGCCGCGCAGCGTGCCCGCCAGCGGGATGGTGACGAAGCGCGCGTCGATCAGGCCGCCTGCCACGTCGGGAAGCAGCGGCGTATAGAGCATGTAGTCCACGGGCGACACGATCGTCACCTGGACGTCGGCGCTTCGGCGCCGCAGCTCGCGGGCCAGGCGCCGCGCACACTCGAACCCGGTGAAACCGCTGCCAACTACCACCACCGACGTCATCGCGCAGGCGCATACCCGCGCGACCGCATCACAAACCTGGGCAGCTGTTGCGTCCGGTGGACATCGCCGAGCAGGATGGAACGTCTTATGGCGCGATCGGTGGGTCCTGCTCGCTGGGATCTCCTGCGGCCGCTGGACATGCTGTCCTCGGTGTGGTCGTCGGCAGTCGCGTTGCCGCCGGTGAGTTCGGGCGCGGCGGTGGCGTACCGGACGTTGTTCACCACGGTCAGGCGTCTGGTGGTCGGCCGGACATTGACGGTGCGGCTCGACAGCGGCGATATGACGTTGACGGTCACCGAGCTCGAATCCCGCCTCGACATCCGCCGCCTGGCGGTCGGCCAGCTCAATGACGTACACCTCGCCGCTACCGAGATCAGCTGGGGACAAAGAACTTTCAAGGACGTCCGGCTGGTGTTGCGCAACGTGCACGTGCGGCCGGGTGTCCCGCCGGTATTGGTGGCGGCGCCGGTCGATCTCACCCTCGACATGTCGTCGCAGACCCTCGGCGACGTGCTGGGGGTCGCCTTCCCCCGGCTTGCCGGGCATGTCGGGGACGACGGGGTGGCGTGGCTGACGTGGGCGCGCAGGCCGGGAGCCGGCGGGGTCGAGGTCGAGGTCGTGGTGGACGGCACCACGCTGTTGCTGCATCCGCGAGCGGTCCGCGTGGGTCGGCGGCGCTGGCGGCTGCCGGCTCGCATTCCGGCCTACCCGGTGCGGCTACCGGACCTGGGTGGCGGTCTCACGCTGACGGGCATCAGCCTCGGTCCGGGCACGGTGAACCTGTCCGGCAGCCTGCCCGAGTGGCGCGCGGAGATTCCCCGGACCCGGGTCGAGGACGTTCTCACCCAGCTGGCTGCGGTCGGCCGGCCATTGAATCTGTCCCGGCGGCGCCGCGACTGATCGCCGCCGTTCGAAGCGGCGGACCGCCAGTGCCACGGCTCCGGCCAGCGCCCACCCCAGCAGGATGTCCACCACGTAGTGCTCGGCGGAATACACCAGCGCGAAGGCCATCACGGCCACGTAGGCCGCCAGCACCGGCCGCCACCAGCGGGGCACCCGGGTCCACAGGAACGCCGCGATCATCACCGACAGGCCCGCGTGCAGCGACGGGATCGCGGCCACCAGGTTCACGCTGGCCTGACCTTCGTCGAGCAACGCCCGGGCGACGTCGAGGTGCAAAGTGTTGAACCCGCGCGTGGAGATGCGCTCCACCCAGTCGCGTGCCCCCTCGTTCAGCACACCCACCGGACCCAGCAGGCCACCGTCGGCGGCCGGTCCGGGCCGGAACATGCATGGTGGGCCGGCGGGGCCGCCTGCGACGTCGGCCGGCTGGCAGCGTGCCGCCGCCCAAGGCGGCGCGGCAGGCAGCACCGCGTAAATGGCCAGCGCCGCGAATGACAGCACCACGAACCGCCGGACGAAGGCTTTCCACACGTCGCGGTCGCGCAACCACAGCGCCCCGGCCACCGCGTAGGGAAGGATGAAGAACGACATGTAGACGGTGCTCACGACCACTTCCCACCACGGCGGGGTGGGCATCTTCAGTCGCTCCTGCAGCCAGACGGTCGGCACCGATCCGAAGAACATCCGCCGGTCCACCTCGGCCTGCCATGCCCACTGGGTGGGGGTGCCGATCAGGTCGGCCGCTCCCCTGCTCAGGTCGTAGACCAGCAGCACCACAGCGAACGGCAACCAGTCGCGTATCACCAGCAGGACCTGGCGCCTGCCGATGCTGGCGGCCAACAGCCCGGTGCAGATGTAGAGCAGGATCAGCTCGCGGTTGAATGCCAAACCTGTTGTGCTGGTTCGGAATACGACCACCGACACCCAGACCGCTATGGCCACGCGGCGCAGCACCGTCAGCCGGCGGTCACCCACGGTGGCGGGCTCTGTCGCGGTCATCGACTACCACTTAAGCGGGTCACCGCCGTGGATTACCCCGGATTCGCGAAACTTTGCGTTCGCGCGGTGTTCACCTGGTGGAGGGTCGGCTCAGCTCACGTCCCATGCCGAGGCCACCGCGTCGGCGACATCGATGACCTTCGCCTGCTGGGTTCCGGGGCTGTCGATCTCATCGGCGACGTAGGCCGCCACAAAGCGCCGGATCTCGGTGTCGACGCCGGCGACGATACGCAGGATCTCCCCGCGCACCGATGTTGAGGTGACGTGAACGGCGATATCGGATGGGCGCGGTTTGGCCACATCGATGACGAGCAGCAGTGGCTCGGCGGCCCTGGCGGTGGCCCGCAACGCGATGTCGCCGTCGACGGTGAAGCGTTGCTTGTCCACGCGCAGGTCGACGATGAGTTCGATTACCAGCGGTATCCGGATGCTGAACGTGATGGTGTCACCGACGTTGCGCCGCACGATC
Encoded here:
- a CDS encoding NAD(P)/FAD-dependent oxidoreductase, whose translation is MTSVVVVGSGFTGFECARRLARELRRRSADVQVTIVSPVDYMLYTPLLPDVAGGLIDARFVTIPLAGTLRGVRAIRGRVEKADLAARTLVYTDPEERSHELSWDRLVLTPGSVTRLFDIPGLAAHARGLKSTAEALYLRDHVLKQLELATIDDDPATAAGRRTVVVVGASYSGTELIAQLRALADAAAQQSGFDPDSVRFLLLDLAEQVMPEVGEKLGNAAMEVLRARGIEVRLGTTLKEVHADRVVLSDDSRVNTRTVAWVTGVTAAPLIETLGLATEKGRLKVDARLQVPGHPDVFAAGDAAAVPDLTRPGEITPPTAQHAGRQGKMLARNVAASLGYGTAKDYRHRNMGLVVDLGPHYAVANPLNIQLSGYPAKFVTRSYHLYAMPRLVNRWAVGLAYLTDVLFPRTVVSMGLSTQEDAQFYASEGITKPKGD